A genomic region of Thermococcus sp. contains the following coding sequences:
- a CDS encoding helix-turn-helix domain-containing protein codes for MDALSKMEVRVLLKLKGEEAISELASGLGLSIYRTSVLVASIKRKGLAKTEKRGRYKIVSLSEAKPAEILKRLASKFGHMPLDEILSGRNLALLAVLIDIPLSAHELCIKSNLSRSTFYHVINRLSNYGFIGEKDGKYFLIERYRLFHEFAKEFYELQNSIRAREFSRDSALVWSGVGEFILLTREYKGKDSGNFHLTGLGRFRDFGVDLIGTGQYHYYYSEKMGEELSLEEIIVHALLIDFGPRTILYSTALLLEYKDMIDQKKLFEFGRKYDVSVKELLNYLEGREVKKYPYPSMEEVKEIFKMYFGEGK; via the coding sequence ATGGATGCTCTGTCAAAAATGGAAGTTAGAGTACTTTTGAAGCTTAAAGGGGAGGAAGCCATAAGTGAGTTAGCCAGTGGATTGGGTTTATCCATTTATCGAACCTCTGTTCTTGTTGCATCCATCAAGAGAAAAGGTCTGGCAAAGACAGAAAAAAGAGGGAGGTATAAAATAGTGTCGTTAAGTGAGGCAAAGCCTGCAGAGATTCTTAAAAGACTGGCATCCAAGTTTGGTCACATGCCTCTCGATGAGATCCTGAGCGGAAGGAATCTCGCACTTCTCGCGGTTCTTATAGATATTCCTCTGAGTGCCCATGAGCTCTGCATAAAGAGCAACCTCTCAAGGAGCACTTTCTACCATGTGATTAACAGGCTCTCCAATTACGGCTTCATTGGAGAGAAAGACGGAAAGTATTTCCTAATTGAGAGGTACAGATTGTTTCATGAGTTTGCTAAAGAATTCTATGAGCTGCAGAACTCCATTAGAGCCAGGGAATTTTCTAGAGATTCCGCCCTAGTATGGAGCGGAGTCGGGGAGTTCATTCTGTTAACGAGGGAGTACAAGGGGAAAGACTCCGGGAACTTCCACCTAACTGGACTTGGAAGGTTCAGAGATTTTGGGGTGGACCTCATCGGGACCGGGCAGTATCACTATTATTATTCTGAAAAGATGGGGGAGGAGCTTTCTCTGGAAGAGATTATTGTGCATGCACTGCTCATTGATTTCGGCCCGAGAACGATTCTGTATTCAACTGCCCTCCTGCTGGAGTATAAGGATATGATAGACCAGAAGAAGCTTTTTGAGTTCGGTAGAAAATACGATGTCAGTGTGAAAGAGCTACTAAACTATCTTGAAGGCAGAGAGGTTAAAAAATATCCTTATCCCTCCATGGAGGAGGTGAAAGAAATCTTCAAAATGTACTTTGGTGAAGGGAAGTGA
- a CDS encoding oligosaccharide flippase family protein, translated as MFFGFLSRAVIARYFSTGEYGVFNLALTVLSIALVLATLGFQNSLPREVAFYREREPSRVRGLVPIL; from the coding sequence ATGTTCTTCGGGTTTTTGAGCAGGGCGGTGATAGCGAGGTACTTTTCAACCGGGGAGTATGGAGTGTTTAATTTAGCGCTGACGGTACTGAGCATCGCCCTTGTCCTTGCCACGCTCGGCTTTCAGAACTCCCTACCCAGGGAGGTCGCCTTCTACAGGGAGAGGGAGCCTTCGAGAGTCAGAGGGCTGGTTCCAATATTATAA